From the genome of Candidatus Eisenbacteria bacterium, one region includes:
- the radC gene encoding DNA repair protein RadC yields the protein MGKEKAGREDLRERLLERGPSFLRDSELLTIIVGSGSRRTSAREIALSLIGPNGIRELPSFSSSQLIRKRGLGPALAARILASVELGRRLFQDQKESTATLNTPEDVFKATAELKVHKKEHFVALYLNARNQLLRKEIVSIGSLNASIVHPREVFEPAVSNSALSVILVHNHPSGDSEPSVEDIAITKRLIRAGEIMGIDVLDHVIIGNGGFVSLRERGVFES from the coding sequence ATGGGGAAAGAGAAAGCAGGACGGGAGGACCTGAGAGAGAGACTTCTTGAGCGCGGGCCGTCCTTCTTGAGGGATTCCGAGCTTCTGACAATAATCGTCGGGTCGGGCTCACGAAGAACAAGTGCCCGCGAAATCGCCTTGTCCCTCATCGGCCCCAATGGCATCAGGGAACTCCCTTCATTCTCCTCTTCCCAGCTCATCCGGAAAAGGGGACTGGGCCCGGCTCTTGCGGCGCGAATCCTGGCGTCAGTCGAGTTGGGAAGAAGACTTTTCCAGGATCAAAAGGAAAGCACCGCGACTCTAAACACGCCCGAGGATGTCTTCAAAGCCACCGCGGAGCTTAAGGTCCACAAGAAGGAACATTTCGTTGCGCTCTACCTGAATGCCAGAAATCAGCTCTTGAGAAAAGAAATTGTTTCAATAGGAAGCCTCAACGCATCAATTGTTCACCCACGGGAAGTATTCGAACCCGCTGTTTCCAACTCTGCCCTTTCTGTGATCCTTGTCCACAATCATCCCTCCGGCGATTCGGAGCCAAGCGTTGAGGACATTGCCATAACAAAAAGGCTCATCCGGGCAGGGGAAATAATGGGTATCGACGTGCTTGACCATGTGATTATTGGAAACGGCGGTTTTGTGAGTCTCAGGGAAAGAGGAGTCTTCGAGTCCTAG